A single genomic interval of Nitrospinota bacterium harbors:
- a CDS encoding type II toxin-antitoxin system RelE/ParE family toxin: protein MRIGDYRVIYEIDEPRKIVRIMIVKHRKDAYR from the coding sequence ATCAGGATTGGCGATTACCGCGTGATCTACGAAATAGACGAGCCGCGAAAAATAGTCAGGATAATGATCGTAAAACATCGTAAAGACGCTTATAGATAA